In Kutzneria kofuensis, the DNA window TGCGATCCACACGATCCCCATATGCGAGGTATCCTCACCCGTTACCTCCAAGGCGTCCGGGCATTGCTGGAGCGCCACTGGACCACCGGCGAAGACCTTGGTCTACAACAGAAACTCATCGACGACGTCGTCACCGAGATCGGCTTGGAGAGTTCCATCCAGGCCGTCTACCCCCTTCTGCCCGACCGCGCCGCCGCCGTCTCCCGCCTGCGCCGTGCCTTCTCCCTGGATGTCGACGGCATCGGCCTGGCCGATCTCGCCGGCGGCATCGGTGTTGCCGAGGCCGTGCTGGCTTCCCTCGCCGAACTCGGCCTTCCTTTCGACGGCACCCGTGTCGTCATCCAGGGCTTCGGTTCCATGGGTGGCTCCACCGCCCGCTACCTCGCCCAGGCCGGTCTCCGGATTGTCGCCATCGCCGACGCCCTCGGCGTCATCGCCAACCCTTCCGGCCTGGACGTGGAGCTCCTTCTCCGCTCCCGCAACGCCTTCGGCGAGATCCCTCGCTCCGCCCTCCGCCCCGGCGACGTCCAACTCCCTCCCGACGCCTGGCTCTCCGTCGACGCCGACGTCCTCGTCCCCGCCGCCGTCAGCTACTGCATCACTGCCGCCAACCAGGGCCAGGTGCGCGCCCGACTCATCGTCGAAGCCGCCAACATGCCCGTCCTCCCCGCCGCCGAGTCCCTCCTCACCGCCCGGGGCGTGCATGTCGTCCCCGACTTCGTCGCCAACTCCGCGACCAACGCCTGGTGGTGGTGGACCCTCTTCGGCGACATCGAGGCGTCCGTTCCCCAGGCCACACACCAGATCCGCACCGAGATGCGCCGCATCCTCACCACCGTCTTCGCCCTCTCCCGCACCACCGCCACCTCCCTCCGCCAGGCCGCCCTCACGTTCACCCAGGCCCAACTCGCCACCATCTCCACGCTGTCCTGAGAGCACCGGGAGCTTGGAGTCGACGTCGTGCTGGATGGGCTCGTGGCGGTTGCCCCTGGCAGGCGAGCGAAGCGATGCCCACCCACCACGCCCGACTCACACCCACGACCGAAGGGCGATGCGCAGCAAGCCCGATTGCAACGTGCAGGCGGCCGAATCCCGCGCGCGGGCGATGCGCAGCGAGCCCGCCCGGTGGGCGACGGCGAAGCCGAGCCCGAAGGGGGGTGCAGGGGGGCGAAGCCCGCCCTGCCTTGGGGTGTGGGGCGAGAGCCCCACAAGGAACCCGGAAACGAGAAACGGCTCGCGCTCTTCGCGAGCACGAGCCGTCCCGAGTGGAGGTGCCGGGAATCGAACCCGGGTCCTCTGTCGCCTCATCAGGGCTTCTCCGTGTGCAGTCCGCTGTGTCTCTGCTCGGCCCCACCGTTCACGCGGACGAGACGGTGTGACGGGCCCAGTCGCTGTGGTTGTCCCGCAGTCCCCCGCGACCGGGTTCTGCGGTTTAGCCTCCTAGCTGATGCCGGCTACCGGGTCGGAGGCGGTCCCGGGCCGACAGACTCACTCAGGCTGCTCAGGCAGCGAGAGCGAAGTCAGCGCGACTGTTAGTCTTGGCGCTTATTGGTTTGCGGCGACGCTTGAAGGTGGTCTCTCGCCTGCACCTACACGCTTCCCCTGACTCAACGTCCAGAGTCGAAACCGTTCACCCCCTCGTCGTGGGTCTGACACTCAAAGCATAACGCTTCCGCGTGGTCGGATCATCCCGGTTCACGCGATGGCGGAGCCGCTGGCGATGAGGGTGACGGAGATCGCGGCGAGGGCGAGGCCGAGGCGTTGGACGCGGCCGGTGCGTTCGCCGAGGACGAGGCGGGCCATGAGCACGGTGGCGGCTGGGTAGAGCGAGGTCAGCACGCTGACGACGGCGAGCAGCCCGGTGCGCAGGGCGAGCAGGAACGCGGTGTTGCAGACGGCGTCGAGGAGCCCGGCGGTGACGGACAGGGCGACGGCGGACCGTTCCGGCATGCGGAATTGACCGGCGACCAGGGCCGCGGCCAGCACGAGGGCGGTGGCGGTGCCGCGGGACACGACGAGCGGCCACAGCCCGCTGTCGTCGGGCAACTGGTCGAGCAGCACGAAGTAGACGGCGAAGGCGGCGCCGGAGCCGACGGTGAGCCAGCCGACGCGGACGGTGAATCGCACGGGCCCGGCTTCGTCGACGGCGGTGCGTTCTTCGCGGCTGACGAGCACGACGGCGATGACGGCGAGCAGCGCGCCGCCGATGGCGACGGCCCCGAGGGGTTCGCCGGTGACGAGCCCGAACACGAGCGGCAGCCCGGCGACGAGCAGCGCGGTCAGCGGCGACACGACGTTCATGGGCCCGGTGGCGAGCGCGCTGTAGAACCAGATGATGGCGAGGCCGTTGGCGGCGCCGCCGATCATGGCGATGACCAGGTCGAACCCGCCGAGGTGGCCGCCGGCCAGCGGGGCGACGAGCAGCAGACCGGCAAGGCCGACGGGGTAGGTGACCAGCACGACCCGCAGCACGTGGGTGCGTCGCGACGCGAGCCCGCCGACAAAGTCGCTCAGCCCGTACCCCAGCGCCGCCACCAGCGCAAACACCATCGATCCCACGGTCACATCATCCAGCAACCGCGATATTTACGGAATCCTTGCCCACCTGCCGGACAGATCACACATCGAGTACTCCATTCGAGTGAATCTGACGGTTGCGCGTCAGAGTTGGCCGCGAAACCTGTCCAACACAGTGTGGCCGTCCACTCCCGCATCGGCGGCCCGCCGGAGGCCCCCGTTCACCCCCAGGTCTTACGGACGGGGGCTTCTTCACGCCCCGAGCCGGAGCAGCCGCGCCGGGGTGTCGTGCAGGACCCGCCGCAGGAAGTCGGTGCCCAGCCCCCACGACTCGATCGCCCGCAGCTGCGTCGCGTAGTCGTACGGGATGTTCGGGAAGTCGGTGCCGAGGGCCACCCGGTCACCGAGGTCGGCCAGCCGCGCCGACCAGTCCGCCGGCACCGGGGACATCCGTTCCGCGAACGGCGTCCCGACCATGGTGGTGTCCAGAAAAACGGTTTCATACGACGCCGCCAGCCGTAGCGCCTCGTCGAACTCGGGCATCCCGGCGTGCGCCAGCACGACCACCAGCCGCGGATGCCGCCGCAGGACCTGCTCGAACAGCGACAACCCGGTGAACTCCCCCGGCACCGGCCCGTGCCCACAGTGGATCACCACCGGCACCCCGGCCTCGGCCAGCAGCCCCCAGGCCGGCTCCAGCAGCTCGTCCCGCGGGTCGTACCCGCCGACCTGCACGTGCGCCTTCACGCACCGAGCGCCGGCGGCGACCGCGTCACCCAGGTACGAAACGACCCCCGGCTCCGGGTACAGCGTCGCCGTCGGCACCGCCCCCGGCGTCCGGGCGCCGAAGTCCATCGCCCACGACGTCAGCCACGACGCCATTCCCGGCTTGTGCGGATACACCAGCGGCGCGAATCCGGTCACGCCGAACGACCGCAGCGCCGAAAGCCGGTCGGCCTCGGGCAGCCGGTAGTGGATCGGCCACTCCACCCCGTAGTGCACGGCGGCGTCGTCGAAATACGCCCACACCTTGTCCATCACACGGGTGGGCAGGAAATGCACGTGCAGATCGACAAGGCCGGGCAGGCCCAGTGAACGGACCCACCCGGCGATCTCGGTGTCATCGACCGGCGGAGCGACCGAGGAGCCAATCCCGGCCGCGTCGCCTGCGGGGCGGTTAATCGCGGCGGCCCTTGGCCCAGCGCCCCATGGCGCGGCTGGCCTCGCGCTCCGCGTCCTTCTTGGCCAGCGCCTGCCGCTTGTCCCAGGACTTCTTGCCCTTGGCCAGCGCGAGCTCGACCTTGACCTTGCCGTCCTTGAAGTACATCGACAGCGGCACCAGGCTCAGGCCGCTCTCCTTGGTCTTGCCGATGAGCTTGAGGATCTCGCTCTTGTGCAGCAACAGCTTCCGGTTGCGGCGCGGCTCGTGGTTGGTCCACGTGCCCATCTCGTACTCGGTGATGTGCAGCCCGCGCAGCCAGACCTCGCCGTCGTCGACGGTGGCGAAGGCGTCCACAAGGGACGCCCGCCCCGCCCGCAGGCTCTTCACCTCGGTGCCCATCAGCACGACACCGCACTCATAGGTGTCCACGATGGAGTAATCGTGGCGCGCCTTGCGGTTGGTCGCGATGGCCTTGCGGCCCTGTTCCTTGGGCATGATCCGATTTTACGTCCGCGCGACAACCGGTTACTACAGCCGCACGTACAGGCGGAGGGTCACGTAGCCGGTGATGGCCGAGATGACCACGGCGACGCCGACCAGGATCGGCGAGATGGCCACCACGTCCAGCAGGTCCAGCCGCGGCAGCACGCCGGAGGCGATCGGCCCGGACAGCGCGCTGTCCAGGAAGAACACCTTGGCCAGGCCCAGGCCGACGATGCCGAGGATGGAGCCGATGATGCCGGCGACGACGGCCTCGATGAGGAACGGCAGCTGCGTGTACCAGCGGGTGGCGCCGACCAGACGCATGATGCCGACCTCGACCCTTCGGGTGAACGCCGACACCTGGATCGTGTTGGATATCAGCAGCACCGCGGCGGCGGCCTGCACCAGCGCGATCAGGAACACCGCGTACCGGACGCTGTCCAGGATGCCGAAGAAGCGCTGCAGGAAGACGCCCTGGTCGTCGACGGTCTTCACGCCGGGCTTGCCGGTGAACGCCTTGACCAGCACGTCGGCCTTGCTCGGGTCGGCCAGCCGGACCTGCAGCGTGGCCGGCAGCGACTCCGGCCGGGTCAGCCGCAGCAGCTCCGGCTCGGCCTGGAACAGCTGCTGGAAGCGCTGGAAGCTCTGCTGCCGGTTCTGGAAGGTGACGGCCTCGACGTTGCTCGAGCCCTGGAGGTCGCGCTGCAGGTTGGCGCAGATCGACGAGGAGCAGTTGTTGTCGTTGGCGCTGATGTCGTCGGTGAGGCTCACCATGACCTGCACCTTGTCGGAGTAGATCAGCTGCATCTTGTCGATCATGCGCACGATGAGCAGACCACCGCCGAGCAGGCCGAGCGAGATCGCCGTGGTCAGGATCATCGCGATGGTCATCGTGATGTTCCGGCGCAGACCGGTGATCACTTCGCTGAAGACGAAACTGGCACGCATCGGGGTTGACGTTCCTTGGCTCGGGGATTCATGGCGTCCGCGGGGGACGGGCGCCTGCGGGGCTAGCGGCCGATCCCGTAGACGCCCCTGGCGTCGTCGCGGATGACCCTGCCGTGGTCGAGCTCCACCACGCGGCGCCGCATGGAGTCGACGATCGAGTGGTCGTGGGTGGCCATCAGCACCGTCGTGCCGGTGCGGTTGATCCGCTCCAGCAGCAGCATGATGTCCTGGCTGGTGTCGGGGTCCAGGTTTCCGGTCGGCTCGTCGGCGATGAGCACCAGCGGCCGGTTGACGAAGGCGCGGGCGATCGCCACGCGCTGCTGCTCGCCGCCGGACAGTTCCGTCGGCATCCGGTCGGCCTTGCCGTCGAGGCCGACCAGCTGCAGGACTTCGGGCACGACCTTCTGGATGGTGTGCCGGGGCTTGCCAATGACCTCAAGGGCGAAGGCGACGTTCTCGGCGACCGTCTTGGTCGGCAGCAGCCGGAAGTCCTGGAAGACGCAGCCGATGGACTGGCGCAGCCGCGGGACGCGGCGCCGGGCCATCTTGGCGACGTCGAAGTTGGACACGTAGACGCGCCCCTTGCTGGGCACCTCTTCGCGCAACAGCAGTCGCAGGAAGGTCGACTTCCCGGAGCCGGACGGGCCGATGAGGAACACGAACTCGCCCTTGCCCATCTCGACACTGACGTTGTCGAGCGCGGGCCGGGTGGAGGTCTTGTAGACCTTGGTGACGTGTTCGAGCCGGATCACGGTCGGCGAGCTTACCCGCGACCGTTACCGGGTCGACATCTAGCCCCGTCCGGGTGAGTTTTCGACAGCGTCAGCTCACACGGATTTCATGACATCCGGTCACTGCCCGGAGCTGCGCCGCCACCGGATACCGGCCTCCAGGAAGCCGTCGATGTCGCCGTCGAGCACCGCCGAGGGGTTGCCGACCTCGTACTCGGTCCGCAGGTCCTTGACCATCTGGTACGGGTGCAGCACGTAGGACCGCATCTGGTTGCCCCAGCTGGAGCCGCCGTCGCCCTTCAGGGCGTTGATCTTGGCCTGCTCCTCCTGGCGGCGCCGCTCGAGCAGCTTCGCCTGCAGCACGGCCATCGCCGACGCCTTGTTCTGCAGCTGGGAGCGCTCGTTCTGGCAGGACACCACGATGCCGGTCGGGATGTGGGTCAGCCGGACCGCCGAGTCGGTGGTGTTGACGCCCTGGCCACCGGGGCCGGAGGAGCGGTAGACGTCCACGCGCAGGTCCTTCTCGTCGATGTCGACGTGGTCGGTCTGCTCGACCACCGGCACCACCTCGACGCCGGCGAAGGAGGTCTGCCGGCGGCCCTGGTTGTCGAACGGCGAGATGCGCACCAGCCGGTGCGTGCCCTGCTCGACGGAGAGGGTGCCGTAGGCGTAGGGGGCCTTGACCTGGAACGTCGCCGACTTGATGCCGGCCTCTTCCGCGTAGGAGGTGTCGTAGACCTCGGTCGGGTAGCCGTGCCGCTCCGCCCAGCGCAGGTACATGCGCATCAGCATCTCGGCGAAGTCGGCCGCGTCCACGCCGCCGGCCTCGGAACGCACCGTGACCAGCGCCTGGCGCTCGTCGTACTCGCCGGAGAGCAGGGTGCGGACCTCGAGCTGGGCGATCTCCTCGCGCAGCTTGGCCCGCTCGGCGTCGGCCTCGGCCACGCTGTCCGCGTCGTCGGCGTCCTCGGCCAGCTCGTAGAGCACGGCCACGTCGTCCAGCCGCTGCCGGACGCCGGACACGCGGCGCAGTTCGCCCTGCTTGTGCGAGAGCTGGCTGGTGACCTGCTGCGCCTTCTCGACGTCGTCCCACAGGTCCGGACGGGCCGCGTCGGCCTCCAGCCGCTCGATGTCCGCGCGCAGCTTGTCGAGGTCCATGACGGCCTCGACACTCGCCAGGGTCGCGGACAGGTCCTTGAGGTCGGCTTCGACGTCCGGGTTCACAACAAGCAAGATTACGTCAGGGGGGAGTAACACTGCTGGGCCGGTCCGGTCCAGCAGTGTCGACTCTCCCCATCAGCTCGTCGGAATGCTCTCCAGGAGCTTGAGCACGGCCTTGGCGTGGGCCAGCGCGAACTCGGCCACCGCCTTGGCGTACGGGTCCTCGGCGGACTTTGCGGCCGACCGGTGGGTCTCCTGCTCCGCCCCGTAGACCACCTTGGCCGACTCGACCAGTCCGGCACGCTGCTTGGGCGTCAGCGAGCTGGCGTGCACCAGCCGCAGGATCAGCGGCGAGCGCAGGTGGTCGGGACCGGGTTCGGTGGTCAGCCAGGTCTTGAAGGCCTTCTTGCCGGCAGCGGTGATCACGTACTGCTGGCTGGAGCGCGGGCCCTGCTTGCCCAACTTGAGCAGGCCCTGCTCGGCCAGCGCCGGCAGCTCCCGGTAGACCTGACTGCGGGTCACGCTGAAGAACGCGCCGAAGCGCTCACCGGCCGCCGTGACCAGCTGCCCGCCGGTCTTGGGACCGTCGTGCAGCAATCCGAGCAGTGCAGCGGCAGTTGCGTTCAGTTCAGACACCCCACTACGGTGCCACGGCAACGAGCGGCTGTCCACAATGGTCTGCCGTTCAGTCCACAGTGGCTGATCACCGAATGGCCTTGCCGTTGCGCCGTCCGGAGCAGCGTGCGAGCGGTTCGTTACCCAATCGGCGCAAGAATCCGGCCGGTGGAGGGTGGCGGGAACAGGGCGTAAGCCGCAGAATCCCCCGGGTGACCGCTCCGACCACCACTCGTTCATCCTTCCACCGACGGGCGCGGATCCGTTCCGCCGTTGGGAGGAGCTAGGCGATGTTCGGCTTCCTGGTTCGCCGACTGATCAATTACATCGTGCTCTGCGTGGTGGCGACATTCCTGTCCTTCACGCTGTCCTCGATCTCGTTCGACCCGTTGAGCCTGCTCAGGCAGCACAACCCGCCGCCACCCGCGGCCACGATCGAGGCCAAGCGCGTCGAGCTGCACCTGGACCAACCGATTCCGGTGCGCTTCCTGACCTGGGGCGAAGGCGTGCTGCACGGTGACTTCGGCGAGACCACCAAGGATCACGCCATCACCGACGAGTTGTGGCGCCGCGTGGGTGTGAGCCTTCGGCTGTTCCTGCTGGGCATCACCATCGGCATCGCCCTCGGTGTGTTGATCGGGGTGGCCAGCGCCGTCCGTCAGTACAAGTTCTTCGACTACATCTCGACACTCTTCTCCTATGTGATCCTCGCGACCCCGGTGCTCGTGCTCGGCCCGTTGGTGAAGCAGGTTGCCCAGGCGATCAACAACGCCACCGGCAGCGAGTGGCTGCAGTTCACCGGTGAGTACAGCGGAACCCTCGATCCCGACGCCGGCTGGCTGGCCGCCTTCGACGAGCGGCTGCGCTTCCTGATCGTGCCGACGGTGACCATCGTCCTCGGCCAGATCGCCTACTACAGCCGCTACCAGCGCAGCGCGATGCTGGACGTGCTGGGCAGCGACTTCCTGCGTACCGCACAGGCGAAGGGCCTGACCCGGCGGCGCGCGTTCTTCAAGCACGGCCTGCGCACCGCGCTGATCCCGATGGCCACGTTGTTCGCCTTCGGTTTCGGCCTGCTGGTGGTGGGCGGCGTGTTCACCGAGACCATCTTCAACTGGCAGGGCATGGGTGCCTGGCTGGTGCAGGGCATCAACGACCAGGACACCAACGTCACCGCCACGGTGACGCTGTTCGTGGCCGTCTGCGTGCTGCTGTCGGGTTGGCTCTCCGACGTCCTGTACGCCCTGCTCGACCCGCGGATCCGGGTGTAGGAGGCCAGAAGCACATGAGCACCACCGTGAACCCGGCCGCCGCCGACGAAGCCGCGGCCGACATCCCGCAGAGCAAGCCGGTCTCCCGCGGCGCCCTGGTGCGCCGCCGGTTCATGCGCAACCGCTGGGCGCTCGGCGGCATCATCGTCATCGCCCTGCTGTACGTCGTGGCCTTCAGCTATCCGCTGTTCTCGCCGTACAGCTACGAGTTCCACGACACCAGCCTCACCTACGACCCGCCGTCGCTGACGCACTGGTTCGGCACCGACAACATCGGCACCGACATGTTCGTGGCGTGCATGCGCGGCCTGCAGAAGTCGCTGACGATCGGCCTGCTCGTCGGCGTGATCTCGACCGCGCTGTCGGCGGTCGTCGGCGCGGCCGCGGGCTTCTTCGGCGGCATCACCGACCGCGCCCTGATGTGGCTGGTCGACCTGCTGCTGGTGCTGCCGTCGTTCCTGATCATCAGCATCGCCAGCCCGCTGTTCAAGGGATCGAGCTGGCTGATCCTGGTCGTGCTGCTGGTGCTGTTCCAGTGGATGATCACCGCTCGCATCGTGCGCGGCATGACGCTGACGCTGAAGACGCGGGAGTACGTGAGCGCGGCGCGATTCATGGGCCAGTCCCCGTGGCGCACCATCTTCAAGCACATCGTGCCGAACATGTCCTCGCTGCTGATCGTGGACGCCACGATCAACGTCGGCAGCGCGGTGCTGCAGGAGTCGGGCCTGAGCTACTTCGGCTTCGGCGTGCAGCCCCCGGACGTGTCGCTGGGCACGCTGATCTCCGTCGGCACCGGCTCGGCGCTGACCTTCCCGTGGCTGTTCTACGCGCCCGCGGTGCTGCTGATCATCACCCTGCTGTCGGTCGCCGTGGTCGGCGACGGCCTGCGCGACGCGCTGGACCCGACGGCATCCCGCGCCCGCCGCCGGGAGAAGCGAAAGGACAAGCTGGCATGAGCACCTCCGAGATCACGCTGGACGAGGGGCTCCTCGACGCCGGCGGGGACGGACCGGTGCTGGAGGTCGCCGACCTCGACGTCTCGTTCCCCAGCGAGTCCGGCCGGGTGCACGCGGTGCGCGGCCTGAGCTACGAGGTGGCCCGCGGCGAGGTGCTGGGCATCGTCGGCGAGTCCGGCTCCGGCAAGTCGGTGTCCTCGCTGGCGGTCATGGGCCTGCTGCCCGAACAGGCACGGATCACCGGTTCCATCCGCTTCCAGGGCCAGCAGCTGCTGGGGCTGTCCGACGTGCAGCTGTCGAAGATCCGGGGCCGCCGGATCTCCATGGTCTTCCAGGACCCGCTGTCCGCGCTGACGCCGGTGTACACCGTCGGCGACCAGATCGCGGAGGCGCTGCTGATCCACGGCAAGGGCAGGCTGTCCAGGCAGGCGGCCGCGAACCGGTCGGTGGAGCTGCTGGACCTGGTCGGCATCCCGAACGCGGCGGCGCGCTCGAAGGCGTTCCCGCACGAGTTCTCCGGCGGCATGCGGCAGCGCGCGGTGATCGCGATGGCGATCGCCAATGACCCGGACCTGATCATCGCCGACGAGCCGACCACCGCGCTGGACGTGACCGTGCAGGCGCAGGTGCTCGAGGTGCTCAAGACGGCCAAGGAGGTGACCGGCGCCGGCATCGTGATCATCACCCACGACCTCGGCGTGGTCGCCGGCTTCGCCGACCGGCTGATGGTGATGTACGCCGGCCGCGCGGTGGAGTCCGGGCACGTCAACGAGGTCTATCAGCAGCCGCGGATGCCGTACACGCTCGGCCTGCTGGGGTCGCTGCCCCGGCTGGACGCCGCCGAGAAGCTGCCGCTGGTGCCGATCAAGGGCCAGCCGCCGTCGCTGACGCACCTGCCGCCGGGCTGCCCGTTCGCGCCGCGCTGCCCGATGGCGATCGACGACTGCCTCACCGCCGAGCCGGAGCTGTCCGAAGTGGACAGCACGAGCGGGCACCGGGCGGCGTGCATCCGCAGCGCGGAGCTGGCCGCCACCGAGGCCGCCGTCGACGACGACATCGAGGGCGTCGAGGCCAGCAACGCGGCCGCGATCGAGGCGGCCGTCGAGGTGTTCGGCGCGGAACTGGTCGAGGAGCCCAAGGCCGCCCTGCGGCCGCGGGACGAGCGGCCGACCGTGCTGGCGGTGGACTCGCTGGTCAAGCACTTCTCGGTGACCAAGGGCGTTGTGCTCAAGCGCAAGGTCGGCACCGTGCACGCCGTGGACGGCGTCAGCTTCGAGGTGCGGGAGCAGGAGACCCTCGGCCTCGTCGGCGAGTCCGGCTGCGGCAAGACCACCACGCTGATGCAGATCCTCGGGCTGGAGCGGCCCGCGGGCGGCAGCATCTCCGTGCTGGGCAAGGATGTGTCCGGTTTGGACGGCAAGGGGCGCAAGGCAATCCGCCGGGACATGCAGGTCGTGTTCCAGGATCCGTTGGCCTCGCTGGACCCTCGGATGCCGATCGGTGACGTGCTGGCCGAACCCATGCAGGTGCACGGTTTCGACGCCGCGCACATCCGCAAGCGCATCCCGGAGCTGCTGGACCTGGTCGGCCTGCGGGCCGAGCACGCGGACCGCTACCCCGCCGAGTTCTCCGGCGGCCAGCGGCAGCGCATCGGCATCGCCCGGGCGCTGGCGCTCGAGCCGAAGCTGCTGGTGCTGGACGAGCCCGTGTCCGCGCTGGACGTGTCCATCCAGGCCGGCGTGATCAACCTGCTCGACCGGCTCAAGGCCGAGCTCGGGCTGTCCTACCTGTTCGTCGCGCACGACCTGTCCGTGGTCCGGCACATCGCCGACCGCGTCGCCGTGATGTATCTCGGCAAGATCATCGAGATCGGTGACGTGGACTCGGTGTTCGGCGCGCCGAGCCACCCGTACACCCAGGCCCTGCTGTCCGCGATCCCGATCCCGGACCCGGTCAAGGAGCGGGCGCGCGAGCGCATCATCCTGTCCGGCGACCTGCCCAGCCCGGCCAACCCGCCCTCGGGCTGTCGTTTCCGCACCCGTTGCTTCCTGCACGCCACACTGTCCGATTCGGACAAGGCGAAATGCATCGAGGTGGAGCCGCCCCGCGAGTCCCAGGGCGAGGACCACGAGGTGGCCTGTCATTTCGCCCGTACGAAACAGGTGGTCTGATACCGATGAACCGAAAGCTTCTGGGGGCGCTGGCCGTGGCGGCGCTGCTCGTCACGGCCTGCGGCGGAGGAAACTCCGGCGGCAACGGGCTGAAGCCCAACGAGTCCATCACGGGTAAGAACGACATCAACGCCCAGCCGGCGGACAAGATCAAGCAGGGCGGCATCCTGCAGTGGCCGATCGACCAGCTGTCGGACAACTGGAACCCGGCCCAGACCGACGGGTCGACCCAGACCGGCACGTGGATGATCAACGCCATGCTGCCGTGGCTGTTCACCGCGCAGCAGGACAACACGCTGGCGCTGAACAAGGACTACCTCACCTCGGCCGACCTGGTGTCGTCCAGCCCCGAGGTGGTCGAATACAAGATCAGCCCGAAGGCGAAGTGGTCCAACGGCCGCGCCATCAGCTGGGAGGACTTCCAGTCCAACTGGCAGGCGTGCAACGGCAAGAAGTCCGACTACCAGTGCAACAGCACGACCGGCCTGGAGAACATCGAGAAGGTCGAGCGCGGCAGCGACGACCAGGACGTGAAGGTCACGTTCGCCAAGCCGTTCGGTGAGTGGCAGAGCCTGTTCTCCCCACTGACTCCCAAGGAGCTCAACGCCACGGCGGACGAGTTCAACAAGGGCTGGGAGGACGAGCCGAAGATCACCGCCGGCCCGTTCAAGGTCGGCAAGATCGACCTGACCGCCAAGACGGTGTCGCTGGTGCCCGACCCGAACTGGTGGGGCGCCAAGCCGCACCTGGACCAGATCCTGTTCAAGGTGGTCAGCCGCAACGCGCTGCCGGACGCGCTGGCCAGCGGCGCGGTCGACTTCTACCGGATCGGCTCCAGCGTGGACCTGTACCAGCGGGCCAAGACGATCTCGGGCGTGACTATCCGGCAGTCCACCGAGTCCCAGTACAACCTGCTGGACTTCAACGGGGCCGACGGCACACCGCTGCACGACCAGGCCACCCGGGTGGCCGTGGAGCAGGCGGTGGACACCAAGAGCATCGCCAAGGCGCTGCTCGGCCCGATGAGCAGCGACCCGACGCCGCTGGGCAACCACTTCTTCGTCAAGGGCACCAAGTACTACAAGGACAACTCCGCGCCGATCAAGTTCGACCCGGAGGCGGCCAAGAAGAAGCTGGACGAGCTGGGCTACAAGCAGAGCGGCGACTTCCGGGCCAAGGACGGCAAGGAGCTCGACCTCAACTTCGTGATCGACTCCGGCAACCCGATCAGCACCGCGATCTCGGGTTTGGTGCAGGCCCAGCTGAAGACGGTCGGCATCAACGCGAAGATCAACTCGGTGCCGGCGGCGGAGCTGTTCAAGAACTACGTCCGCCGCGGCGCCTTCGACCTGGTGGCCTACGGCCTGTCCGCGCCGCCGCAGCCGATCTCGGCCAACGCGCCGACGTTCTACTACACGCCGGGCAACAACCAGTCGAACTACGCCGCGATCGGCAACGACACCATCAACAAGCTGCTCGACCAGGCCGGCTCCGAGCTGGACGAGAACAAGCGGATCGACCTGATCCAGCAGGCCGACACCGAGATCTGGAAGGAGGGGCACATCCTGCCCACCTACCAGGTCCCCGGCGCCTACGCGGTGCGCAACACGCTTGCCAACTTCGGCGCGTTCGGCTTCGCGCAGTACCCGTTCGACTACGTCGACATGGGTTTCCTCAAGTGAACAGACGGACGATTCCGTGACGGCTGGCCCGGCGACGAC includes these proteins:
- the prfB gene encoding peptide chain release factor 2; this translates as MNPDVEADLKDLSATLASVEAVMDLDKLRADIERLEADAARPDLWDDVEKAQQVTSQLSHKQGELRRVSGVRQRLDDVAVLYELAEDADDADSVAEADAERAKLREEIAQLEVRTLLSGEYDERQALVTVRSEAGGVDAADFAEMLMRMYLRWAERHGYPTEVYDTSYAEEAGIKSATFQVKAPYAYGTLSVEQGTHRLVRISPFDNQGRRQTSFAGVEVVPVVEQTDHVDIDEKDLRVDVYRSSGPGGQGVNTTDSAVRLTHIPTGIVVSCQNERSQLQNKASAMAVLQAKLLERRRQEEQAKINALKGDGGSSWGNQMRSYVLHPYQMVKDLRTEYEVGNPSAVLDGDIDGFLEAGIRWRRSSGQ
- the ftsX gene encoding permease-like cell division protein FtsX, with translation MRASFVFSEVITGLRRNITMTIAMILTTAISLGLLGGGLLIVRMIDKMQLIYSDKVQVMVSLTDDISANDNNCSSSICANLQRDLQGSSNVEAVTFQNRQQSFQRFQQLFQAEPELLRLTRPESLPATLQVRLADPSKADVLVKAFTGKPGVKTVDDQGVFLQRFFGILDSVRYAVFLIALVQAAAAVLLISNTIQVSAFTRRVEVGIMRLVGATRWYTQLPFLIEAVVAGIIGSILGIVGLGLAKVFFLDSALSGPIASGVLPRLDLLDVVAISPILVGVAVVISAITGYVTLRLYVRL
- a CDS encoding amidohydrolase family protein; translation: MHFLPTRVMDKVWAYFDDAAVHYGVEWPIHYRLPEADRLSALRSFGVTGFAPLVYPHKPGMASWLTSWAMDFGARTPGAVPTATLYPEPGVVSYLGDAVAAGARCVKAHVQVGGYDPRDELLEPAWGLLAEAGVPVVIHCGHGPVPGEFTGLSLFEQVLRRHPRLVVVLAHAGMPEFDEALRLAASYETVFLDTTMVGTPFAERMSPVPADWSARLADLGDRVALGTDFPNIPYDYATQLRAIESWGLGTDFLRRVLHDTPARLLRLGA
- a CDS encoding Glu/Leu/Phe/Val dehydrogenase dimerization domain-containing protein, encoding MAPLLEVTWTDPVTDRKGFLVIDRLVRGVCSGGLRMRAGCTLDEVRGLAAGMTRKEALYYRPSNRYVPLGGAKGGIDCDPHDPHMRGILTRYLQGVRALLERHWTTGEDLGLQQKLIDDVVTEIGLESSIQAVYPLLPDRAAAVSRLRRAFSLDVDGIGLADLAGGIGVAEAVLASLAELGLPFDGTRVVIQGFGSMGGSTARYLAQAGLRIVAIADALGVIANPSGLDVELLLRSRNAFGEIPRSALRPGDVQLPPDAWLSVDADVLVPAAVSYCITAANQGQVRARLIVEAANMPVLPAAESLLTARGVHVVPDFVANSATNAWWWWTLFGDIEASVPQATHQIRTEMRRILTTVFALSRTTATSLRQAALTFTQAQLATISTLS
- a CDS encoding DMT family transporter; this encodes MVFALVAALGYGLSDFVGGLASRRTHVLRVVLVTYPVGLAGLLLVAPLAGGHLGGFDLVIAMIGGAANGLAIIWFYSALATGPMNVVSPLTALLVAGLPLVFGLVTGEPLGAVAIGGALLAVIAVVLVSREERTAVDEAGPVRFTVRVGWLTVGSGAAFAVYFVLLDQLPDDSGLWPLVVSRGTATALVLAAALVAGQFRMPERSAVALSVTAGLLDAVCNTAFLLALRTGLLAVVSVLTSLYPAATVLMARLVLGERTGRVQRLGLALAAISVTLIASGSAIA
- the smpB gene encoding SsrA-binding protein SmpB encodes the protein MPKEQGRKAIATNRKARHDYSIVDTYECGVVLMGTEVKSLRAGRASLVDAFATVDDGEVWLRGLHITEYEMGTWTNHEPRRNRKLLLHKSEILKLIGKTKESGLSLVPLSMYFKDGKVKVELALAKGKKSWDKRQALAKKDAEREASRAMGRWAKGRRD
- the ftsE gene encoding cell division ATP-binding protein FtsE, which codes for MIRLEHVTKVYKTSTRPALDNVSVEMGKGEFVFLIGPSGSGKSTFLRLLLREEVPSKGRVYVSNFDVAKMARRRVPRLRQSIGCVFQDFRLLPTKTVAENVAFALEVIGKPRHTIQKVVPEVLQLVGLDGKADRMPTELSGGEQQRVAIARAFVNRPLVLIADEPTGNLDPDTSQDIMLLLERINRTGTTVLMATHDHSIVDSMRRRVVELDHGRVIRDDARGVYGIGR